From the genome of Notolabrus celidotus isolate fNotCel1 chromosome 5, fNotCel1.pri, whole genome shotgun sequence, one region includes:
- the LOC117812265 gene encoding endosialin-like gives MSRRRMHAISSSSCSSMSLLCLLWLLTVCLAQRPREPEGEQPAARAQLEERDALCHQDGCYSVFLQKRSFREAGRSCRERGGTLATMHTHEAAGVVHELLSAIEAQGARPRLRLWIGLHRPPRQCSSTRPLRGFVWVTGDQDGQFTHWLREDTPGTCAAPRCVAMTVHITESGRESNDNFRWVDGSCALPLDGYVCQYNYKGMCPPLEEEEGRGPAVYTTPFHLVSTILTHVPYGSVASVSCPEDPSNPDASAEQTVLCMERDDETIGWSRDAPLCSAGTAPKNQDWCSGDHGCEQFCQNTDTDYYCYCSEGFRIDEDGYACIPDPLSQTDPPELSADSAGPTEQPHLKEVCVEMGCEYNCIETSRGVRCTCPPGYQMGPDGRRCSDVDECQQQPCPQLCVNTPGTFHCTCHEGYQPDDEGECVDVDECLDEGSCEGTCKNTVGSFACLCDQGYESSNGDCVDIDECAGGSPCQQLCHNIQGGYQCYCDNGYDLQPDGLTCQPSSDDGEYSTLTPDPSDSAHMPDFDPNRDLPWSSSFTLDPNFEDDSNFDVDWRTDAPEVLSPDMDHGSENHLNQWDAITPKRYQTAPPPTQKGNTGNEINNEAEAKSGGRAASEGVGAETADDSATGPKDGEQSNINGTEDVGEEEAGSTGKRKHDKSWLLVALLVPLCVFLVVMLALGIVYCTSCAVDKSLSFSNCYRWILPTTPPDRRNGKTQA, from the exons ATGTCTCGGAGGAGGATGCATGCCATCAGCAgtagcagctgcagcagcatgagTCTCCTGTGTCTCCTGTGGCTGCTGACGGTCTGTCTGGCCCAGAGGCCAAGGGAGCCGGAGGGGGAGCAGCCAGCGGCCCGGgctcagctggaggagagagacgcACTCTGCCACCAGGATGGATGCTACAGCGTCTTCCTCCAGAAGAGGAGCTTCAGGGAGGCTGGGCGGAGCTGCCGGGAGCGAGGTGGGACCCTGGCAACGATGCACACCCACGAGGCAGCGGGTGTGGTCCATGAGCTGCTGTCGGCCATCGAGGCGCAGGGGGCCAGACCCAGGCTGCGACTCTGGATCGGGCTGCACAGACCGCCACGCCAGTGTTCGTCCACCAGACCCCTCAGAGGATTCGTCTGGGTCACAG gaGACCAGGATGGCCAGTTCACCCACTGGCTCCGTGAGGACACCCCCGGGACATGTGCAGCCCCTCGCTGTGTGGCCATGACGGTCCACATTACCGAGAGTGGACGTGAGAGCAATGATAACTTCCGCTGGGTGGACGGCTCCTGCGCACTCCCATTGGACGGATATGTTTGCCAGTACAACTACAAAGGAATGTGCCCCccgctggaggaggaggagggaagaggtcCGGCTGTTTACACCACCCCGTTTCACCTGGTGAGCACCATCCTGACACACGTGCCCTATGGGTCCGTTGCTTCTGTATCTTGCCCTGAAGATCCCTCCAACCCGGACGCCAGTGCTGAGCAGACGGTGCTGTGCATGGAGAGAGATGACGAGACCATCGGCTGGTCCAGGGATGCCCCGCTCTGCTCCGCTGGTACAGCCCCAAAGAACCAGGACTGGTGTAGCGGGGACCACGGGTGTGAGCAGTTCTGCCAGAATACAGACACAGACTACTACTGTTACTGCTCTGAGGGATTTAGGATAGACGAGGACGGGTACGCCTGCATACCTGACCCCCTGAGTCAAACTGACCCACCTGAGTTGTCAGCGGACTCCGCCGGCCCCACTGAACAGCCCCACCTCAAGGAGGTCTGCGTGGAGATGGGTTGCGAATACAACTGCATAGAGACTTCTCGGGGAGTCCGCTGCACATGTCCTCCTGGATACCAGATGGGTCCAGACGGCCGCAGATGTTCTGACGTAGATGAATGTCAGCAGCAACCATGTCCTCAACTCTGTGTCAACACCCCCGGGACCTTCCACTGCACCTGCCATGAGGGGTACCAGCCGGATGATGAGGGCGAGTGCGTGGATGTGGACGAGTGCCTGGATGAGGGCAGCTGTGAAGGCACTTGTAAGAATACCGTTGGGTCCTTTGCATGCCTGTGTGATCAGGGGTACGAGTCCAGTAACGGAGACTGTGTAGATATAGATGAGTGCGCAGGGGGGTCGCCCTGCCAGCAGCTGTGTCACAACATCCAGGGGGGGTACCAGTGTTACTGTGACAACGGCTATGACCTGCAGCCAGACGGACTTACCTGCCAGCCTTCATCTGACGATGGGGAATATTCCACTCTGACCCCTGACCCCAGTGACTCTGCTCACATGCCTGACTTTGACCCCAATCGTGATCTCCCCTGGTCCAGCTCTTTCACCCTGGACCCAAACTTTGAGGATGACTCTAACTTTGACGTTGACTGGCGGACAGACGCCCCTGAGGTGCTCTCTCCTGACATGGATCATGGTTCAGAAAACCACCTGAACCAATGGGACGCCATTACACCAAAGCGATATCAGACAGCTCCACCCCCAACACAAAAAGGAAATACAGGAAATGAAATCAATAACGAGGCTGAAGCCAAGAGTGGAGGTAGAGCAGCCAGTGAAGGGGTGGGAGCCGAGACTGCAGATGATTCAGCCACTGGGCCGAAGGATGGGGAGCAATCAAACATTAACGGTACAGAGGATGTCGGCGAGGAAGAGGCAGGATCTACAGGCAAACGTAAGCATGACAAGAGCTGGCTCCTCGTGGCCCTGCTTGTGCCTCTATGCGTGTTCCTCGTTGTGATGCTGGCTCTTGGGATTGTCTATTGCACCAGCTGTGCTGTGGACAAAAGCCTGAGCTTCTCAAACTGCTATCGCTGGATACTCCCCACAACGCCTCCAGACAGAAGGAATGGCAAAACCCAAGCATGA